A DNA window from Calliphora vicina chromosome 1, idCalVici1.1, whole genome shotgun sequence contains the following coding sequences:
- the LOC135957115 gene encoding luciferin sulfotransferase-like: MNKFCEVTPQRYPTNLINKDWSQRCIKYNSERLDFVKKVHELEVFDDDVWLVTLPKCGTTWMQELLWLVMNNFDFETAKKEHLEVRTPFLEFDYIIHENLETAFNPLEKLSRPRLIKTHLCLPLLPAQIWDKKPKVIYVSRHIQDAYVSQYYHTRSLGFNMDKTLEQFVATTMQGDNLFDPFLHITEFFSLRNEPWLYYTSFEIMKHDLRQVITEVCNFLNKSITEETMEKMLKHLSFEEMKNNAKTNHIWEFEQVRKKMGLPYEHHNFVRKGQVNGYKEELSAEMVGELNNWVTENLSKHNVTMEELLLLK; encoded by the exons atgaacaaattttgtGAAGTAACACCGCAACGATATCCTACAAATCTGATAAACAAGGATTGGTCACAACgttgcataaaatataattcAGAACGTTTGGATTTTGTGAAGAAAGTCCATGAATTGGAAGTGTTCGATGATGATGTATGGCTGGTAACATTGCCAAAGTGCGGCACTACCTGGATGCAGGAACTGCTGTGGTTGgttatgaataattttgattttgagaCGGCGAAAAAGGAACATTTGGAAGTTAGGACACCATTTTTGGA atttgACTACATAATCCATGAAAACTTGGAAACAGCTTTTAATCCATTGGAAAAGTTATCAAGACCCAGACTTATTAAAACTCACTTATGTTTACCTTTGCTGCCAGCACAAATTTGGGATAAAAAACCTAAG GTAATTTATGTTTCCCGTCATATTCAAGATGCTTATGTTTCCCAATATTATCACACCCGTAGCTTGGGCTTTAATATGGACAAGACCCTGGAACAATTTGTGGCCACAACTATGCAGGGTGACAATTTATTTGATCCATTTTTGCATATAACTGAATTTTTTAGCTTGAGAAATGAACCCTGGTTGTATTATACCAGTTTTGAAATCATGAAACATGATTTGAGACAAGTTATTACAGAGGTCTGCAACTTTCTTAATAAATCCATAACGGAAGAGACAATGGAGAAAATGTTAAAGCATTTATCGTTTGAAGAGAtgaaaaataatgcaaaaacaAATCATATTTGGGAATTTGAACAAGTTAGAAAGAAGATGGGTTTACCCTATGAACATCATAA TTTTGTGCGCAAGGGTCAAGTTAATGGCTATAAAGAAGAATTATCTGCTGAAATGGTTGGTGAATTGAATAACTGGGTTACTGAGAACTTATCTAAACACAATGTCACAATGGAAGAATTATTGCTGCTAAAATGa
- the LOC135957133 gene encoding sulfotransferase 1E1-like, producing MFNFCEVTPQRYPTNLINKDWSQRSIKYYSEYLHFVKKVHELEVFDDDVWLVTLPKSGTTWMQELLWLVVNNFDFETAKKEHLEVRTPCLEFDYIIHENLERAFKPLESLSRPRLIKTHLCLPLLPAQIWDKKPKVIYVSRNIQDAYVSLYYQYRSLGFSMDKTLEQFVATAMKGDKLFDPFLHITEFFSLRNEHWLYYTSFESMKHDLRQVITEVCTFLNKTITEETMEKMLKHLSFEEMKNNAKTNHIWDFEQVRKKMGLPYEHHNFVRKGQVNGYKDELSPEMVSKLNNWVTENLSKYNVTMEELLLLK from the exons ATGTTCAACTTTTGTGAAGTAACACCGCAACGATATCCCACAAATCTAATAAACAAGGATTGGTCACAACgtagtataaaatattattcagaATATTTGCATTTTGTTAAGAAAGTCCATGAATTGGAAGTGTTTGATGATGATGTATGGCTGGTAACATTGCCAAAGTCTGGCACCACCTGGATGCAGGAACTGCTGTGGTTGGTTGTaaataactttgattttgagACGGCCAAAAAAGAACACTTGGAAGTTAGAACACCATGTTTGga ATTTGACTACATAATCCATGAAAACTTGGAGAGGGCATTTAAACCTTTGGAAAGTTTATCAAGACCCAGACTTATTAAAACGCATTTATGTTTACCTTTGCTGCCAGCACAAATTTGGGATAAAAAACCTAAG gttATTTATGTTTCCCGTAATATTCAAGATGCTTATGTTTCCCTATATTATCAATACCGTAGTTTGGGCTTTAGTATGGACAAGACCCTGGAACAATTTGTGGCTACAGCTATGAAGGGTGACAAATTATTTGATCCATTTTTACATATAACTGAATTTTTTAGCTTGAGAAATGAACACTGGTTGTATTATACCAGTTTTGAAAGCATGAAACATGATTTGAGACAAGTCATTACAGAGGTCTGcacatttcttaataaaaccATAACGGAAGAGACAATGGAGAAAATGTTAAAGCATTTATCGTTTGAAGAGAtgaaaaataatgcaaaaacaAATCATATTTGGGATTTTGAACAAGTTAGAAAGAAGATGGGTTTACCCTATGAACATCATAA TTTTGTGCGCAAGGGCCAAGTTAATGGTTATAAAGACGAATTATCGCCAGAAATGGTTAGTAAATTGAATAACTGGGTAACTGAGAACTTATCTAAATACAATGTCACAATGGAGGAATTATTGCTGCTAAAATga
- the LOC135957143 gene encoding sulfotransferase 1E1-like has translation MNKFCELTPQRYPTNLINKDWSQRCIKYNSERLDFVKKVHELEVFDDDVWLVTLPKCGTTWMQELLWLVMNNFDFETAKKEHLEVRTPFLEFDYIIHENLETAFKPLETLSRPRLIKTHLCLPLLPAQIWDKKPKVIYVSRHIQDAYVSQYYHTRSLGFNMDKTLEQFVATTMQGDNLFDPFLHITEFFSLRTVNEPWLYYTSFESMKQDLRQVITEVCNFLNKSITEETMEKMLKHLSFEEMKNNTKTNHIWEFEQVRKKMGLPYEHHNFVRKGQVNGYKEELSAEMVGELNNWVTENLSKHNVTMEELLLLK, from the exons atgaacaaattttgtgaattaacaCCGCAACGATATCCTACAAATCTGATAAACAAGGATTGGTCACAGCgttgcataaaatataattcAGAACGTTTGGATTTTGTGAAGAAAGTCCATGAATTGGAAGTGTTTGATGATGATGTATGGCTGGTAACATTGCCAAAGTGCGGCACTACCTGGATGCAGGAACTGCTGTGGTTGgttatgaataattttgattttgagaCGGCGAAAAAGGAACATTTGGAAGTTAGGACACCATTTTTGGA atttgACTACATAATCCATGAAAACTTGGAGACAGCTTTTAAACCATTGGAAACGTTATCAAGACCCAGACTTATTAAAACTCACTTATGTTTACCTTTGCTGCCAGCACAAATTTGGGATAAAAAACCTAAG GTTATTTATGTTTCCCGTCATATTCAAGATGCTTATGTTTCCCAATATTATCACACCCGTAGCTTGGGCTTCAATATGGACAAGACCCTGGAACAATTTGTGGCCACAACTATGCAGGGTGACAATTTATTTGATCCATTTTTACATATAACTGAATTTTTTAGCTTGAGAACAGT AAATGAACCCTGGTTGTATTATACCAGTTTTGAAAGCATGAAACAGGATTTGAGACAAGTTATTACAGAGGTCTGCAACTTTCTTAATAAATCCATAACGGAAGAGACAATGGAGAAAATGTTAAAGCATTTATCGTTTGAAGAGATGAAAAATAACACGAAAACAAATCATATTTGGGAATTTGAACAAGTTAGAAAGAAGATGGGTTTACCCTATGAACATCATAA tTTTGTGCGCAAGGGTCAAGTTAATGGCTATAAAGAAGAATTATCTGCTGAAATGGTTGGTGAATTGAATAACTGGGTTACTGAGAACTTATCTAAACACAATGTCACAATGGAAGAATTATTGTTGCTAAAATGA
- the LOC135957125 gene encoding luciferin sulfotransferase-like: MFKLIEVKPQRYPTNLINKDWSKRIIHHRADRLDFLKKVHELEVYDDDVWLVTLPKCGTTWMQELLWLVMNDFDFETALKTDLEFRSPFMEFEYIVNENLETAFKPLESLSRPRLIKTHFCLPLLPAQIWDKKPKVIYVARNIRDAYVSEYYHTRSLGVSMGKTIDEYINQQMEGPTIQEPFSNLTEFHALRNESWLYYTSFERMKLDLRQVITEVCNFLNKTITEETMERMLKHLSFEEMKINQKTNHIWEFEQVRKKLGLPYEHHNFVRKGQVNGYKEELSPQMVEKLDKWVTENLSKHQITMDELLLLK; the protein is encoded by the exons atgtttaaattaattgaagTAAAGCCACAACGTTATCCCACAAATCTAATAAACAAAGACTGGTCAAAACGTATTATACACCATCGAGCCGATCGTTTGGACTTTCTGAAAAAGGTGCATGAACTTGAGGTTTACGATGATGATGTTTGGCTGGTAACGTTGCCGAAATGTGGCACCACCTGGATGCAGGAGCTGTTGTGGTTGGTGATGAATGATTTCGATTTTGAGACAGCATTAAAGACTGATTTGGAATTCAGATCACCATTTATGGA ATTTGAGTATATAGTTAATGAAAACTTGGAAACAGCTTTTAAACCACTGGAAAGTTTATCCCGACCACGACTCATTAAAACCCACTTTTGTTTGCCACTGCTGCCAGCACAAATCTGGGATAAAAAGCCTAAG GTTATTTATGTTGCTCGCAACATACGCGATGCTTATGTCTCCGAATATTATCACACACGCAGTTTAGGAGTTTCTATGGGTAAAACCATTGATGAATACATCAATCAACAAATGGAAGGTCCCACCATACAagaaccattttcaaatttaaccgAATTTCATGCGCTACGCAATGAGTCATGGCTGTACTACACCAGCTTTGAACGCATGAAACTTGATTTGCGTCAAGTCATTACGGAGGTCTGCAACTTTCTAAACAAAACTATAACGGAAGAGACAATGGAGAGAATGTTAAAGCATTTATCGTTTGAAGAGatgaaaattaatcaaaaaacaAATCATATTTGGGAATTTGAACAAGTTAGAAAGAAGCTGGGTTTACCCTACGAACATCATAA TTTTGTACGCAAAGGTCAAGTTAATGGTTACAAAGAGGAATTATCCCCCCAAATGGTAGAGAAATTGGATAAATGGGTTACGGAGAATTTAAGCAAGCACCAGATTACCATGGATGAATTGTTGCTACTGAAATga